In Humulus lupulus chromosome 6, drHumLupu1.1, whole genome shotgun sequence, a single genomic region encodes these proteins:
- the LOC133782274 gene encoding uncharacterized protein LOC133782274, whose amino-acid sequence MEREDIMDLDLNFEPLDQPQYSWHGVESILNELETAQGRIEERIRQLEAVTSRARERRRQHQTHISPSTIDVASIQPASDVARSSTMLYSVDDPSVVQESPIESVKGNKRNCTELIAKALATDPNESIGGLRSGDFYDCNICLEMAMEPILTCCGHLFCWPCFYHLPYEHSNVKECPVCAGEVVESALVPIYGSGDSNYSRKSKESGLEFPPRPRAKRSESKRQCRINRGLPLPPRIEERIQLLTNIVGSVEDRTSSVLNQYENEPLSSQQRDAVDFSRQLVQGSASFSSLTSALDSAERLVDDLETYGNSFPWRITRQQSQNVDNAVASSVLADISQVESQTSDTAAVSSSSEIPSNMAVIINDVPAFSGGENQTTDTEETNATELWSSSRRASGAPRVGRGFRRIWFS is encoded by the coding sequence ATGGAAAGGGAAGATATAATGGAtcttgatttgaattttgaaccTTTGGACCAACCCCAGTATTCATGGCATGGTGTGGAATCTATACTGAATGAGTTAGAGACCGCCCAAGGTCGTATCGAAGAACGAATCAGACAATTAGAGGCGGTTACCTCGAGAGCTAGGGAACGTCGTAGGCAACATCAAACCCATATTTCACCTTCAACCATTGATGTAGCTTCTATACAACCTGCATCAGATGTTGCTCGAAGCAGCACCATGTTGTATAGTGTGGATGATCCTAGTGTAGTTCAAGAAAGTCCTATAGAGAGTGTTAAAGGCAACAAAAGGAATTGTACTGAGTTGATTGCCAAGGCTCTTGCCACTGACCCGAATGAGAGCATTGGGGGACTTCGCAGTGGAGACTTTTATGATTGCAATATATGCTTGGAAATGGCCATGGAGCCTATCCTAACCTGCTGTGGTCATTTGTTTTGCTGGCCATGCTTTTATCACTTGCCTTATGAGCATAGTAATGTAAAGGAATGCCCTGTTTGTGCAGGAGAAGTGGTGGAGTCCGCTTTGGTTCCAATTTATGGTAGTGGGGATAGCAACTATTCTCGCAAGTCGAAGGAGTCAGGTTTGGAGTTTCCTCCTAGGCCCCGGGCCAAAAGGTCTGAGAGCAAAAGGCAGTGTCGGATTAATCGAGGACTACCATTACCACCTCGGATCGAAGAAAGAATTCAGCTGCTGACTAATATTGTTGGCAGCGTTGAAGACAGAACCAGTTCTGTGCTTAACCAATATGAAAATGAGCCATTGAGCAGCCAACAACGTGATGCTGTGGACTTTTCAAGACAATTAGTACAAGGGTCTGCTTCATTCTCTTCACTTACATCAGCATTGGATTCTGCTGAAAGATTAGTTGACGACCTTGAGACATATGGTAATTCTTTTCCGTGGAGAATTACCCGTCAACAATCTCAAAATGTTGATAACGCTGTTGCGTCTTCAGTTCTGGCTGATATTTCACAAGTTGAAAGCCAAACTTCAGATACGGCAGCTGTAAGCAGTTCTTCAGAAATTCCTTCTAATATGGCTGTTATAATTAATGATGTTCCTGCATTTTCTGGTGGCGAAAATCAGACAACCGATACAGAAGAAACCAATGCAACAGAGCTGTGGTCGTCTTCTAGGAGAGCATCTGGCGCTCCAAGGGTTGGACGTGGATTTAGAAGGATATGGTTTTCATGA